Part of the Dehalococcoidales bacterium genome is shown below.
TAGCTCTTTATCCACAGGCCGGTTGAGCTTTTGACGAAGCATGTCGACTCCAACTCGATGTCTCTTCTTGACTTCATTATATTCAGCCTCCGTCAAAACATCCGCACGCCAAACGTAGCGCACCATACCATCGAGCTTGATCGCCACGGCTCTCCCGCTATCCGTATCACCAAACAACTTTGGCTTGTCCTCCATCTCGGACAAATATTGCTCAATTTTTTTCGTGTACTTTACCTTCTCGGCCTTCGTAAATTTGGGGTACTTTTTCACAACCTTTTCCTGCGGATTGTTAAACGCCATAGTCCGTGACAACCAAACAGGAAATGTTGCCCTCGCCACTTCTGGATTGATCGGCTTGGCCATCGCTATCTCGGAATGATAATTCTAGGCTTGTCGGCTGCTATCTTTGCAGCGTCAAGGCTCTCATTTGCCGTCGTGATAATCCTTGAAACATTATCTACTCGTTCGGCAGTTTCTTTGCGCCTGTTTTCCATCGCTTCCCGCATTGCCCCAGCAAGTGCAAGGTTCTCCTCCAGCCCCATAGGCTCGTTTTCGTCGTCGACATCCGGATAAATTTCGTCCTCAATCGATTCGTGATGATAGAACAGAGTCGGCGGCTCCTGGGGCATTTCCACCACCCGAGCCTTCGTGACAATGTTTGCCATCTTCATCTTAGCCTTGTCCGACCAGGCCACACCGGGAGATTCTTGAGGTACATCTCCAATCATCGTAACGCCAGCCTCGGCATGTGCCGGTAGCGGATTGTCCCCATATGCAGACTTACACTCGGCTTCGTCCGCAAACACCTCTATCACCATACCGCCTATCTCCTCATCCGGCGTATCCACAGGATACTTGACGACATAGACTTCGATGTCTTCTTGCGTCAACATGTTCTCTTGGCCACCTACCGATTCCGCTACTGACCCATCGATATCCCTCGGAACCAACCCCAACGGCAAGACCGTCCCCGGAAACAGCACCCACAAATGGGTGTTTTTCAAGTCCTGCTCCCGCCACCTCGCCGGGAATATCTCCACGCCATCAGAGAAATCCGTGCACAATTCCTCCTTGACTTTCTGCTTGAATCGATACGGTATCTCATCGTGCCGCGTTGGGTCACTCCACGATATGATTAGGTGCGCGACCTTCGATGGCTTACCGTCCTTGTCAAAAAATCCTGGCGACGTAGTTTCCTTGACGAACACCGTGACTAGGTGGTTTTGAAACACTGCCACGACTCCGTTCGTCTGGGCATCAGGCGGAACCTGAACCGGAATCATTGCCTTCCAGGGTTTGTATTTTGCGTTGCGGTCGCTGACCTGCCTTATGTCTCTCTTTTTCATTGCATCACCTAAACTTCACGGAAATCTCGACCTTGATGCTCTTCCTCGGAATGCCGTTTTTGAGAACATAGACTACCTCATCGGCCGATCCATGGTAATCCGCGACCTTGGCAGCACATTCCGCTTGATCCGCAAACGGAATAATATACCATTTCTCATCCGAGCCTTTGACCACGATGCACCACGGAGAGTTCAGCTTACCCAAAGCCCCAACAGGGTCCGGTGCGTCGCTGACTATTTTCTGAATATCTTCCATCGGCAACTGAACAATCATCTTCCCTTCCATCTCAAGCCTCCATCTCTTTCTCTTCGGCAACCGCCTCTAAATAGAGGATACGTTCTTCCATGGATTTCATCTGCAATTTATGCCTAGCAGCCACATCCCATGCCAATCTGTTGTGCTTTTTGTTGACAATTCGCCCGATGATATACCCGATCAGCGTACCCACAACAAAACATATTGAAAACCACAACAGCATTCAGCCTCGCACAGATAATACAGCCCTACGTCTGATTGTTCAACTCTTTTTTCCAATCCGGTAAGCGCCCCAGGACAAATACCGACGCTGCATGAAGCGGACTCTTGGCAATACACTGTAATTGACCACATGGACCGCTAGGATACCCAGAAATACCGAGCCACATTGGCAGTGCATCTTCGGGCTCCACGCCCTCAGAAAAAAGACGTGACATCATACGGCACGAATCCTCAACCCACGACCGCGCAAGGTCAAAGTTTGAGGTTTCCAAAACCGCCATAGCCTCACTCTTCGGCAAATTGTCGTGCTCCCGGTATGCCCCGCGAGACAATGTAATGTCTATGTGCACCAAGCGATCACCCATGAATGCCGTCTTGACATATATATCATCGGCTCCAATGCTCAGCTTTTCAGTCCACCCCGGCAAACCATTGTCGCTCGAGATCGCATCATCCACTTGGTTCTTGAAAGAATTCATTCTTTACACCTACTATTATTCGTTTATTAACAGCATCTATCTCCTGGTCTATCGCCGCATCAATCTCCTCATCGGTGATTCCCGGCTGATAAACTCGCAGCATGTCCGACAAGACATTCCGAGTCGCGATAAGCTTCATAAGGGCAGAGTCAAGCTGATATTCGAGCGCACGGTTTACGCCCATATCCACTATCCTATCCCATCGAGCCTTCATTCACCCACCATGCTGCACAGTGACGCATGAAGAGACATCGCCTGGCACTCAATTTCATTGGCCGTATGATACACGTTAGCCAAAGACCGCATATACGCCTCCGTGATTTGTATTTTCAGCAAAGACCTTTCGTACTCGGAATGGTTATTCTGATCAACCATACTCAAGAGACGTTCCTTTTGTTGCCCCGCAATAAATGTGAGATTTTTGAACGCATCAGCCGCTACGCTGCTTTTCCACACCTTATCAACGTTATCAGCCACCATCCACCTCTTTTACTGCAAAGGTAGCGCACTTGAGTGCGCCTATCAACCTCCAAAATCAGACACCACTTGCTTTGCTTTGCGCTTTAAGTATCTGCGCCACGCAACCAGACGATTTGTATCCCCCTCGAAATCCTGATCCACAATACGCTGCCAGCCCTTCTGCCACGATTCTAGGCGGTCCTTAGCCTTTTGCTTGGCGATGTGACACGACCCGGACATGTAATACCTAACCCCTTTTTCCAGGGAACCACAGTACCTCCGCCCCATGTCAAGAAGCAACCCCATGCACTCTATGCCGCCCCTCGGAGTCGATAGGTCATACCCAGCAGCCTCGCAGGTCTGGCGAGCCTTTCCGTGCGCTTGGCTGTACCCCACCTCACCCCGACTCTTGCCTATGGCCCCCTCGTCAAAACTCGCCTCCCGGAATATCGCGTGTGCAAGAAAAGATGGCTCCAGGTCGCGCTTGGCTCCAATTTCCTCGATGTCCTTCACGACCGCATGAAGCTTATCCTCGTTTTTGAAAAATTCGTGGTGGGGGTCCAAGATAAGCAAAAAAAGTATAAATTGTGCAAGCATGATTATCCTCCGTTTTTTGTTTGGTATCCCGCATCATGCCAGCTACCAACCAAAAAGTCCAGTTTGAGCCACGGAGATGCCCTCCCTACTCACCCTCGCGCTTGGCCACTACTCTTCCCCGGTTCCACCAAGCATCCCGGCTAAGAGTCGCCTTAGAGAATTCTAGGGCTGCGCTGATCGCGACTCTTGCTAGAATAAAATCGGGCGTATTTGATAAGTTCTCAAACGACACCCGATTAAAACACTCCGCTACTTCACGCTCGAGCTGTTGCATCTTGTCATCCGATAATCCAAACGCATTTGCTGAATTATCTGCCTTCTCTGCCTGAACGTTTTCCATTCAAACTCCATCCTTTGGGTCATCCTTCGACTTCATTCAATCTCACGAAAACACTATTCTCTAAATCAGGAACCCTAACGTTTCCAAACGCGTGAAAATGCGCCAAGATTACTAAGTCTTTAGGCCCTTTGTGCAGAATAACGGGAATACCAAGACAAGACATGAAGCCTGGACGAGCATCGGTGTGTACGTCTGCACCAAGCTCTTTGATAAGCCTAGCTACATCGCTAGTCAGTAGCTGCCACTCCCCTGGCCTAATCTCCTTGGGAAAGGATATTGTTATGCCCATCACTTACCTCCATTCGAGTCTATAGAGGCTACCATATCGAGCAATTGCTGCCGAATAATACATAGCTTCCCCTCGGCATTAGAAGCCCTCGTATTATACACAGCCTGCGACTCTCCATGGGGCCGTACCTCTACTCCTATGCACTTCAAAAACTCTACTTGCTCATCCGTAAACTTGTCCATGTAATCACAGCACCACTAGTGGCACTCGCAGAGTCCGCCGTTGTAGGCGTATGGTCCATCCTTCCCCGGTGGATCATGCGAGCCATAATGGCTTCCCGGCTCCCCATGCCAATTCCCATCGCCATCGCCGCAACAATCACAGGCACTCATGTCAGTCTCATCCCTGTGCGCGCGAATCCAGGCCAAAATCAATTCATGGTCCCCATTCAATGAGCTGACCTTATCGTCATAATTGATGAAACCAGATCCACCACACCTCGTACAAATCATCACCCACCCCCGTCAACCCATATTGAGGAGCCGCTGCGAAATTTCTTGAAGGTCTCTTTTCAGATAAAGAAACGCTTCCTCTCTGTAGGCGACAGCTTCACCGCTATTCTGTCGCTCTGCATTCGCCGCCTTCATGGCCTCGACCTCGACCATGATGCCGTTCATCTGCGCTATCAAAGACCACATTAATTCCATTGCTTGCCTCCTATGCGCCTCACCTTTCGCCTAGCCATGACGCCTCCCACGCGCCATCCTTCCCGGCGTTAGCCCATATCCTCGGGATCCCACGGAACGCAAACCCTTGTTCGAGCCTTCGGTCGCCCAAGCAAAGGCGACTTCAATTTCTCGGGACGAACCCAACCCTCGGAGCGAGGACCACGCCAGGTATCAGAATAGCGCCTCCAAGCGGGGTAGTAACCATTCTCTTGATAGAGATGTGCTTCCCACGGCCCATAAGGCTTATCCCCACTCCATTTAACATCAATGATAAGCCTATCGACATCTATCCACGTACCAAGCCACCCCGGATTAGGGCACTTAGTAGTGACAGGTACATCTTGCTTGACAGGCGAAGAAGTTGAACCTGTGCTAATAACTTCCAACGCCCCTGGGGGATACCACAAAATGCCACCACTCAATTCGACCCGCGCATCACGGCCCCCTATGTCGATAACGGTGCCATACTGCCCTACGGTACCGTCCATCTCAGGTACCCAAGGAATCGCATCGACCTTCCTGGCGACTACTACGCGATCTCCGACACTCACCCCCTGAGGCGTGAATACAAGAGCACCACCGGCCTCGGGCGTCCATCTCGCTTTCATCATTTCGGGCGGACAAGATACTGCCATAGCCATGCGCTTCACAACCGCATCCATGATCCCAGGAAGTGCGTCAACCTGCCTGGCGAGTGCCTCGGGAGGATAATTCCAACTAAACCTACTGTCATCCGGTCGTACCGTCACGTAACCCGGAGCTGGAAGACCTTCAACCGTGCCGAAGCACCCCAGAGTGGCATCCATCGTACCTACCCATATCCCTCGGAACTCAACCCGCCTAACGATTTGGACACGATCTCCGACCTTAAACTCCGTGGGCTTCGGATACTGCAACGCACATTGTTCTATAAATTCCGATGCCATTCCCTCTTACCTCCTACTAGCCTCCACCCTCGTAGAGATCGGCCCACGCCGATTACACTTTCGATAATCCCATTTCCAGAACACTTTCTCAACAGTCCCATGCGCCACTATCGAAGTGATATTCCATTGCTCTAGTATTTCATCGTCGCACCGCATATCAAGATACCAGCGGACATGTACATCGAAATCTTCAGCGTTGACTATGGTACACTTGAATTCCGGACCCGCCTCAACGCACTCCACGGAAACATCGACCACCGGCTCGTCCGCGTCCAGCTTATAAGGATCTTCCGGTGCCTCGGGAGCCTTCTCGTCCACTACGGTAACAGCCTTTTCCGTCAATTCCCCCGCAAGGTACTGACTGCCCCATACCACTATACACGCGAGTAACACCCTGCTAAGAATTGCAGCTACTTTCATCTCTCTCTCCTTCCTCTATGCTCCATTGCCTTGGCTCCCATCTTCCAGATCGCACATTCAATACCAATGTCCTACCGCACACCGCGCACCGAGAATAAATGCTCGTACCATCCGCCCACCACGATTTGTCGCCAAAATGCCAACCAAAATACTTACAGGCAAATCGCCGTGCACACTGGTTTTCTAGCACCGAAGCCAATATCAATAGCACGCTGTAGCCAATCGATAAGGCGCAAATCACTAAGAGAATCCCATAAAAGATAAACCTATCGTGGTACATCGCTATCCCTAACTGACCATTTGCCATCTAAAGAATCCACAATGCGGCCAGTGCTTATCAGCTTACTCATCGCATTGTAGGCACCATCGTTACCATGAAGCTCACCCTCTATGTACCGAGCAATGCTCCCAAGGGAAACCGTGCCTTGCTCGCGCACCCAACGCTCAATTATATCTACATACTTCTCCATTATACCACCTGGCCCTCGGGATACAGAGTGCCCATGGGGCGAAAATCTAGCCCGGCGGTTTTCCCGCACTTGGGGCACTTCATCTTAGGAACCACCTCCCGATGGAAATAATCGTCATCATATCCAAGGGCCATTTGCACCTCGCCACAATGCTCGCACTCGAACTCCGCAGTGAAGTCCCTCCTGTATTGATAATGAAACTTCTTGATCCTCATTACTTTTCACCCCTCTTGCGAGCCTTCTTGCGCTTTCGCGCCCTCTCCCGAGTGCGCCTACTACCCCCTTGTTCTCGGGGCATCAAGTCCACTAGGGATTGAAAAACATCACCTGAATCAGGTGGCATCATTGTCGCCAGCATCAAAGGAATCAACTTGACCGGTGAAGCAGCTCTCCTTTCCAGCCGGGTAGTCATTGGTACACTATCAGGCGGCGTCTTGCCGTCCCACTCGTATCCAGGACAGTCCACGTTACAGGTGCCAATGTCACAATGATCTAAAGCCCGACAAGGGTCCTTGCAACTACGCTCACCCCAGCTCATCGCTACCTATCCTTTCCTCTGGGAACAGCCCGTCCTCGTCCATATACTTGCTGCAATCATCACAGCAACACTCGTCGGCCCGGAAGCCAACCCGAGGACACATACCAGGGGCAACGTATTTGTCAGACGTGCGACTGCCAATAATTACCTGGCGACCACAGCAACAGCATATGACCTTGCCCATTTTATTCATCGCCACGAAGACCCAAGCGTTTTACTTCATCGAATACCATCGTGATCGCCGCCCTAAGCTGTGCAATTTCTTGCTCCATGCGCGCCAAGACTTCCTCGATTCTCGGAATCGTCGACAGCACAGACACACCCGACAGCTCGGCACCGCAATTGATACAGCGGCCTGGATGCTTAGCAAACTCCGGAAAGTCATCCGCACCCACGTGCGCCGTCATACACTTCAATAACTCACACTGTTCACCGGTGGGCTCGGGATCATCAAACACCGGCTCCTCTATTTTCTCAAGCGCTTCCCTCGGGTAGGCATAGCCATCGGCAAGCGTAATATACGCGGAGTTGACAACATCAACGCGCTGAACCTTACCTAATGCCCTGTCCATCGGCGGCACCCAAACAATTTCCTCACTACCCTCGCCGGTCTTCCAATTGGACATGACACGGACCACTTTGGCATAATCACCGCACTTGAAATCATCCATGACTTCCCTTTTTCTCCCAGTCGACAGAGCTTCCATCTCGGTAATACACCCGCATCTTGCCTCGCCATCCAGCCTTATCCATCTGTGTCTGCATCCTACGAGCAAGGGCAATAGCCTCATCGAAGGTCAAAGAACCGTGTCGATATCCATCCAACCCTACTACCGTGTAGTTTCTATCGTAAGCTTTATCATTCAGCATCAGAAACCTGCTGTCTTTCTTTTTGTACCTTGACAATGCGCCCGAGCACTATTGGAACCCTGGAATAGTGTACCATCTTTATTTCGGAGCCATCCCTTAAACCAATGAGAAGACTTCCGTGCTCGTCAATGGTCCATCCCACAATAGTTCTTTTCTTGAAAATATTCTCATTTCCAGGTTCAAGCGGAACACTTGTAGAATATTCGACAAACATAGAGCAATCCAGTAGATCACGCATGATCCCGTTCATGTCGCAATCAGAAAAATCTTCAAGCAGTGGTTTCATTCTCCCTCAGTTGAGCCAAGACTCAAACCTGGCCCTGTTTTCGTGATAACAAGAGACCTCGGATTCCACCGACATCTCTCCCAATGAGAAACCTGTGCTGCCCAACAATCAGGGCACATCCTCAACTTGATTTTGTCCTCTATCTCAGCGACGCCCTTGCCAAAGAGCGTGATTGTCGCGGCCCGCATATCTCCCCGCTTTACCATCTTGCCGCACATCCTGCATTCCGCGTACACTTCCATTGTTTATCTTACCTCAACGCTGCTAGCTCATCTTCCAACGCCGCAATGCGCCGCAATGCGGCGTCCAGCAAATTCGTGTTGAGCCAAGACTCAAACCTGGCCCTGTTTTCGTGAGAACCTGTATCTCGTATTGGGTCTGATTTGCCGGGACGCAAATATCCCGTATCCTCATAATAGAGACCACCCACTATCTCAAACTTCTCATTGTAATTCAGTATCCTTTTCATCTACAGCTCCCAGCTACTCAACACCCAGGTCAAAAACACTACAACAGCCATGAATAGCAAAACATCTATCCAGCGGCCGTCATCGACCTTTTCGCCGGGAAGCAAGATATGGCCATCCCGACCCCGTAACCAGTTATCAGCCTTCCTGGCCATATGCCTTCGCCATGGCCTCGCGCTCGGCCGCCACGACCCCCCGGACATCTCGCAATGCCCGGTAGTATCCAGCCACGAATGATCGGGCCTCTTTGCCCTTCGGCTGATCCTCGATCATTTCGGCCGCTATTTCTTCCAATTTTCTAATGATCTTGTCTTCCATTCGACGTGCCTCCTTGCATCTCGCAAAGCATCTTCTATATTTCAGTTTAACAACTAAAAATGTTTTGTCAACTATTTTTTCTTTTTCCCCTGCCTGACCACACCGAGGATGTCGGAGTACGGGACGACCGTGCGCCGGTCGAGATCCCAGTTCACGTCTATCCCGCTGTGTCGACTGAGTAGGATTTTGTCCCCCGGCTTCAAGGGCACCTTCAGCATCTTCCCGCTCTCGAGCATACGCCCCGGACCTACCGCTATCACCGTCGCCGTGTCCGGCACCTTCTGTGCGTTCGTGGGCAGAACTAACCCCCCGGCGGTCTTCGTCTCTTCTACTTTGTCTCGCTCAACAAACACGTTGTCGTGCAGCGGCTCCAACTTCATCGTCGACTTCATCTGTTTGCCTCTTTCCATCGTTTGATCTTATCGCCTATTTTTATTGCTTCGGCCTTTTCCTTGTCCGTCAAGGTAGACGGTATCAGCCGACAACCTTTCTTCCGCTTGAATGCCGCCATTGATAAACGGTCATCAAGCTCCAAAGCCTTGTTTCCGTATTCTTCAAAAAGCCAAAAAGCTTCGTTCAACCCTACTGCCAACTATGCAACTCCTGTAGTATAGTGCCAGACAACTCTTGGTCCAATATCATTTCCTTGACCGTGCCATCTACCTTAACAGCAATACCCATTGCAGCCTCAAACGAAGTGTAAATTCCGAAAGTCCGCATATAAACTGCAAGCAGCTCGCCTTCCGTACTCTCTTCCCTGGATTTTGTGGTCACCAGATAAACACGCATGGTCAAATATTAACCCCCTATTTCTGCTTTGTCAATCGCATCAAACAAGCCTAGTTGGTTTTCATTCTTGATTTTCTTTCGCAGCATATTCATGCGCTCTTTTGTCATCTTCTCGTACTTCGGAATTTCCACGGCTACAGGTTGAGCAGGAATTTCATCCGCCAACTTTTGAGCAAATTCAATCCGAGCCCTGGCAATCTCGACGTACCTTTCTTCCTTCTCGATGCCGATAAAATCCACACCCTCAAGCACAGCACCTTTCCCTGTACTGCCGCTGCCCATGAACGGATCGAGCACCACGCCACCGGGCGGAACAACCATCCTACACAAATATCGCATCAGGTCGGTTGGCTTCACGGTCATATGTGTATTCCCGCTCTTTCCCTCTTCCGCTTCTAACCCATCTTCACGGTCAGCGACAGAAGCCTTCGCACAATAAAAAAACCGGGCCGCCGATCCACTATTCTTCTTCCACTCACCTTGCGCGTTATTAGGCTTTTTGCCGTATATCCTATTTTCAGCTTTCCTCTGCAATGCGCTCAAATCTCCGCTCGCCGAAAACGGCATTTGACCTACCGGACATTCAGAATGGCATTCCCAATTCCCCGCTGTCTCAACACAGCCTTGATGGTGGCTCAAAATCACATTGGACGGATAGCGGCCTTTGGGGATAGCTTGTTCTTCAGCCCTTCTTTCTCTTATCCTGAAAGTGCTTGAACCCTGTAATCCGTTCTCTCCGCCTTTGGCATTTATCCTTGTATCGCTACTTGTCGATATTCTGCACCCATCAATATTGATCCCACCAGTCCCGTACTTCAACACATTCTGGATGATCGTCCCGTCGAGCGGCTTGCGAAACATCAAAATCGGCTCGTGCGCTGGCTTTAGTCCTGACTGCCATCCTTCCCACCGCTTTGCCTCTTCCGTCGAAGGAGCAGTTAGCCGAAACCGTTGTTCCACCGAACGGTTATCATCCGCTTCTACCCTGTATCCCACCACCTCACGTTCAGCGCCAGCCACCTGATCTATGGCCTTCGATATATTTAGCCCCTTGGGGAATCCGCTGCCGTTGATCCAGTTGAAGGCACCGTAGTAAGAAATCTCATCGCGCAACTCAAACCCGGCAATCCGTATCGAAATCCCCATGAGGTCTTGAGTCCTGGTTCCGGCGAAGACCAGCATGTGCCCGCCGGGCTTCAATACTCGGATGCACTCCTTCCAGATCCTCGGCGGCGGCACAGCACGGTCCCATTCCTGCCCCATGAACCCACCCTTGCCTACCGCTTCATCCCCAGACTCCCCGGCCATCCAGCTCTTGAGCAGCGCCCCTATGTCCTTCACATCGCCCAACCCGTATGGCGGGTCGGTGATGATCGCATCTACGGAATTGGCAGGCAACTTGGCAAGCTCTAACAGGCAATCTCCACAGATCAACTTCATCCCGCACCTAATACTAGTGAACTACTAATTCGTACCAAATTAGTCGTTCTTCTGCCGCAATTTCTTCCGCTCCGCAACATCTCGTCGCACCGCGACCTGAGATCGCCATGTCGAACCCGTCCAAAGGCTATATCTGAACTTGCCTCGAATATGTCGCCACAAATATTCGCCCTTACTTGGTGCGGCCTTGAACCGCTTGAACGTTCCCGGCGGCACGTCCGCATACCGATACAGAGGGGCTTCGTCCTCTTTCAGATGCTTGGTTTTGAACCGGACGAACAAGAACTTCGTCGCCGGATCGTATGAGAAATCGAGAACATTCGTCGACTCCTTAACCTTCGCCATCTTGGGCAGGTCTTCCGGGTATTTCATCACCTGTATTTTCAGTCAAAGCTTCGGATTAGTCAACCCCATTCAACTCCGTGTCTATTCGGATCGATTCACCGCTTATCCCTGTCAGTTCCAGTCGTGTCGTGTCCGTATCCCTTACCCTCGCTACAGTTCCCTCACTTCCAGTCAAATCCATTGCTAGTCGAGTCGCATCCATATCAAATCTCATAACCGCATTTAACTTCCACTTCTCTTCGTCGCTTCTCCTCACATGTCCGTATCACATCACCTCTCGTCCTCTCAGGTCCGTGTCTTTTCCGATCAACTCGGTTCCGGTTCAGTTCCAGTCGACTCGTCTCGTGTCCGTTCCTCTCCTTATCGGTTCGAGTCAATTCTTGTCCGATCCACTCCCTGTCGAATCCATCTCATCAAGTCAACTTCGGTCGCGTCCCTTCTTCTTGGCTCCATATCCCCTCGTCGCTGCTCATATCCTTTCCATGTCGGCTCGAATAGCCTCCAATCGTAGCGCCTCTTCTCCACATCGGTGCCGCTCCTCGCGTCGCCTTGCTCATCCTTTCCCTATCGTAGCGTGTAATTTCTCCTCCCGTCATGTCCTTATCATCTCAAGTCCTTATCGGTTGGATTCGATGCTATTCTCCTCCGTGTCGCATATGAGCCAATCGCCTCCCCTCCGCCTCGATTCGCCTGCTGTCTCATCCTTTCCATGTCACGTCAGCTAAGCTCGGATCGGATCATGTCCTTTTCGTATCCTCTCATCTCCACTCGGATCGATTCCGTATCCCTTACCCTCGCTACAATTCACTTCCTTGTCATGTCTGTGAGATTCAGATCGAATGGTTTCGCATCAAATCCCTGTCAGATCATCTGTCGTCAGTTACGCACAGTTCACTTCCTCTTCGTATCCCCTTATTTCTAATCGGGTCGGCTACGATCCGTGTCGCCTCTCCTTATTGCCGGTCCCCTCGCTTCGACTCGATTTGCCTCAACTCGTTTCCCTATCTCTTCATGTCGAATCGCATCCTTACCGGTCCCTCACACATCATTTCAATTCAGTTTGCGCGTGAAGGAAAACCCTCCCCGGTTTTGCCGAGGAGGGAATTCGCGATTAAACGTCAACCCTCGAGGATCTCGTATGTGAAGATCCCTTTTCCACTGTTGCGCCACTGACCGAGTCCGCGCAGTTGGCCGTAGTCGAGCCATTCGATGATCAGCGAGCGAATGAGCGACTTCTCTTCGGCCGTCTTCGCCTTGCCCGCGCCCTCGACCTTGGGCTTCCGATCCTTGCTGTCGAGATACCGGAACTCGACATCCAGGGTCGTCCCGGCCGGTACGGTTTCGGAATTCGCGAGCGCCGTGATTTCGCC
Proteins encoded:
- a CDS encoding KTSC domain-containing protein, which produces MKYPEDLPKMAKVKESTNVLDFSYDPATKFLFVRFKTKHLKEDEAPLYRYADVPPGTFKRFKAAPSKGEYLWRHIRGKFRYSLWTGSTWRSQVAVRRDVAERKKLRQKND
- a CDS encoding site-specific DNA-methyltransferase, which translates into the protein MKLICGDCLLELAKLPANSVDAIITDPPYGLGDVKDIGALLKSWMAGESGDEAVGKGGFMGQEWDRAVPPPRIWKECIRVLKPGGHMLVFAGTRTQDLMGISIRIAGFELRDEISYYGAFNWINGSGFPKGLNISKAIDQVAGAEREVVGYRVEADDNRSVEQRFRLTAPSTEEAKRWEGWQSGLKPAHEPILMFRKPLDGTIIQNVLKYGTGGINIDGCRISTSSDTRINAKGGENGLQGSSTFRIRERRAEEQAIPKGRYPSNVILSHHQGCVETAGNWECHSECPVGQMPFSASGDLSALQRKAENRIYGKKPNNAQGEWKKNSGSAARFFYCAKASVADREDGLEAEEGKSGNTHMTVKPTDLMRYLCRMVVPPGGVVLDPFMGSGSTGKGAVLEGVDFIGIEKEERYVEIARARIEFAQKLADEIPAQPVAVEIPKYEKMTKERMNMLRKKIKNENQLGLFDAIDKAEIGG
- a CDS encoding co-chaperone GroES — protein: MKSTMKLEPLHDNVFVERDKVEETKTAGGLVLPTNAQKVPDTATVIAVGPGRMLESGKMLKVPLKPGDKILLSRHSGIDVNWDLDRRTVVPYSDILGVVRQGKKKK